A window of Garra rufa chromosome 16, GarRuf1.0, whole genome shotgun sequence contains these coding sequences:
- the atp1b4 gene encoding protein ATP1B4 isoform X1, with protein MERDSTAGGAEDLLLEGKVSKLRAGSLHKHELAEAMEVEQEGLVEHQPLEQDDLNFEKWKPKPKPKRTLHEKIDDLKTYLWNAETKEFMGRSGKSWSLILLFYSALYIFLAAMFAGCMCCLMWSISPYAPTYNDRVMPPGMTMFPHVDVAHGFDIAFNASDRSSWRKYAKALEAHLRHYEDTVQDRRNIPCGGNTYFMQDDLEESAERKACQFKRSWLGECSGLQDKDFGYSKGKPCILVKMNRILGYLPGQGTPVNVTCGVKKGSTEGLGEVKFYPNNTNVFNLRYYPYYGKLRHVNYSSPLVAVRFPTVQYDTQLHVQCKLNGKGIINDSPTDRFLGSVSFTLQVGA; from the exons ATGGAGCGCGACTCTACCGCGGGAGGGGCGGAGGACCTGCTCCTGGAAGGCAAAGTTTCAAAACTG CGCGCAGGATCACTTCATAAACACGAGCTAGCGGAGGCCATGGAAGTGGAACAGGAAGGATTGGTAGAGCATCAGCCTCTGGAGCAGGACGACCTTAACTTTGAGAAATGGAAGCCCAAGCCAAAGCCCAAGAGGACGCTGCATGAGAAAATCGATGACTTAAAGACTTACCTGTGGAACGCAGAGACTAAGGAGTTTATGGGCCGCTCGGGGAAGAGCTGGA GTCTTATTCTGCTCTTCTACTCAGCATTATACATTTTCCTTGCGGCCATGTTTGCTGGTTGTATGTGCTGCCTGATGTGGTCAATTAGTCCATATGCTCCCACCTACAATGACAGAGTGATGCCACCAG GTATGACAATGTTTCCGCATGTAGATGTAGCTCATGGCTTTGACATTGCATTCAACGCCTCTGACCGAAGCTCGTGGAGGAAGTATGCGAAAGCACTGGAAGCCCATCTGAGAC ACTATGAAGATACAGTGCAGGATAGGCGGAACATTCCGTGCGGAGGAAATACGTATTTCATGCAAGACGACTTAGAGGAGAGTGCCGAGCGCAAGGCATGTCAGTTTAAGAGGTCCTGGCTGGGTGAATGCTCCGGACTGCAGGACAAAGATTTCGGCTACTCAAAAGGGAAACCCTGCATCCTCGTTAAAATGAATCGG ATTCTCGGGTATCTGCCTGGTCAAGGCACTCCAGTAAATGTTACATGTGGAGTAAAG AAAGGGTCAACCGAAGGCCTCGGCGAAGTCAAGTTCTATCCAAACAATACCAATGTCTTCAACTTGCGGTACTATCCTTATTATGGGAAACTGAGACAT GTAAACTACTCTTCCCCGCTGGTGGCCGTGCGCTTTCCTACGGTCCAGTATGACACCCAACTACACGTTCAATGCAAACTAAACGGCAAGGGCATCATCAACGATTCCCCAACCGACCGTTTCCTGGGTAGTGTGTCTTTCACTTTACAAGTTGGTGCGTAG
- the atp1b4 gene encoding protein ATP1B4 isoform X2 produces MEVEQEGLVEHQPLEQDDLNFEKWKPKPKPKRTLHEKIDDLKTYLWNAETKEFMGRSGKSWSLILLFYSALYIFLAAMFAGCMCCLMWSISPYAPTYNDRVMPPGMTMFPHVDVAHGFDIAFNASDRSSWRKYAKALEAHLRHYEDTVQDRRNIPCGGNTYFMQDDLEESAERKACQFKRSWLGECSGLQDKDFGYSKGKPCILVKMNRILGYLPGQGTPVNVTCGVKKGSTEGLGEVKFYPNNTNVFNLRYYPYYGKLRHVNYSSPLVAVRFPTVQYDTQLHVQCKLNGKGIINDSPTDRFLGSVSFTLQVGA; encoded by the exons ATGGAAGTGGAACAGGAAGGATTGGTAGAGCATCAGCCTCTGGAGCAGGACGACCTTAACTTTGAGAAATGGAAGCCCAAGCCAAAGCCCAAGAGGACGCTGCATGAGAAAATCGATGACTTAAAGACTTACCTGTGGAACGCAGAGACTAAGGAGTTTATGGGCCGCTCGGGGAAGAGCTGGA GTCTTATTCTGCTCTTCTACTCAGCATTATACATTTTCCTTGCGGCCATGTTTGCTGGTTGTATGTGCTGCCTGATGTGGTCAATTAGTCCATATGCTCCCACCTACAATGACAGAGTGATGCCACCAG GTATGACAATGTTTCCGCATGTAGATGTAGCTCATGGCTTTGACATTGCATTCAACGCCTCTGACCGAAGCTCGTGGAGGAAGTATGCGAAAGCACTGGAAGCCCATCTGAGAC ACTATGAAGATACAGTGCAGGATAGGCGGAACATTCCGTGCGGAGGAAATACGTATTTCATGCAAGACGACTTAGAGGAGAGTGCCGAGCGCAAGGCATGTCAGTTTAAGAGGTCCTGGCTGGGTGAATGCTCCGGACTGCAGGACAAAGATTTCGGCTACTCAAAAGGGAAACCCTGCATCCTCGTTAAAATGAATCGG ATTCTCGGGTATCTGCCTGGTCAAGGCACTCCAGTAAATGTTACATGTGGAGTAAAG AAAGGGTCAACCGAAGGCCTCGGCGAAGTCAAGTTCTATCCAAACAATACCAATGTCTTCAACTTGCGGTACTATCCTTATTATGGGAAACTGAGACAT GTAAACTACTCTTCCCCGCTGGTGGCCGTGCGCTTTCCTACGGTCCAGTATGACACCCAACTACACGTTCAATGCAAACTAAACGGCAAGGGCATCATCAACGATTCCCCAACCGACCGTTTCCTGGGTAGTGTGTCTTTCACTTTACAAGTTGGTGCGTAG